The DNA segment AAGCAAAAGCCCCTCACCCTAGCCCTCTCCCAAAGGGAGAGGGGACTGACCGAGTTGTTTGGGAGAAGTACACCGACGTGCGATACCGAGTCGAACACAGATTTTGAAGCACACCGAGATCGGCTCCCTTTCCCCCTCGCCCCCTTGGGGAGAGGGCTGGGGTGAGGGGGTAGCTTTTGATCTGGACGTTAAACCTGGGCGGTACGCAGCTTCTCGCCGCGGCCCCGTAGCCATTCCAGCGTCAGCAGCAGGATTACGGAGAAGGCAATCAGCAACGTCGCCGCCGCCGCAATCGTCGGACTCAGGTTCTCGCGTATCCCGCTGAACATCTGCCGCGGCAAGGTCGCCTGCTCGGGCCCGGCGAGAAACAGCGTCACCACCACCTCATCAAACGACGTCGCAAAGGCAAACAGTGCCCCGGAAATCACCCCCGGCGCAATCAGCGGCAAGGTCACCCGGCGAAATGCGGTCAGTGGCGAAGCACCGAGACTCGCCGCCGCCCGCACCAGATTGTGATTGAAGCCCTGCAGGGTCGCCGACACCGTGATGATCACGAACGGCACGCCGAGCACCGCGTGCACAACGATCAGCGAGAAAAAGCTGTTGCCCAGCCCCAGCGGCGCGAAAAACAGGTAACTCGCCACGCCGATGATCACCACTGGCACCACCATCGGCGAAATCACCAAGGCCATCACCAGCGACTTGCCGGGGAAGTCGCCACGGGTCAGGCCGATCGCTGCCAGCGTACCGAAGATCATCGCCAGCACCGTCGCGGCCGGGGCGACGATGATGCTGTTCTTCAGTGCGCGCATCCACTCCGCGGAAGCGAAGAAGTCGTGGTACCACTGCAAGGAAAAGCCTTGCAGCGGGTAGACCAGGAAACTGCCCGAATTGAACGACAGCGGCACGATCACCAACACCGGCAGGATCAGGAACAGCAGGATCAGGCCGCAGAGGATTCGCAGGCTGTAGAACCACACCCGTTCGATGGGCGACATGTAAGGACTGAGCATTTCGAATTCCCCTTAGCTCAAGCGCAGGCGACTGGCGCCGACCAGCCAGCTGTAGATCAGATAAAGCACCACGGTCGCCAGCAAGAGCAGCCCGCCGAGCGCGGTAGCCATGCCCCAGTTGATGCTGGTGTTGGTGTAGAACGCGACGAAGTAGCTGACCATTTGATCGTTCGGGCTGCCGAGCAGCGCCGGGGTGATGTAGTAGCCGATGGCGAGAATGAACACCAACAGGCAGCCGGCCCCGACACCCGCGTAGGTCTGCGGAAAATACACCCGCCAGAAACTGGCGAACGGGTGGCAGCCAAGGGAGATCGCCGCGCGCATGTAGGTCGGCGAGATGCCTTTCATCACGCTGTAGATCGGCAAAATCATGAACGGCAGCAGAATGTGCACCATCGAGATGTACACGCCGGTGCGGTTGAACACCAGTTCCAGCGGCTTGTCGATGATGCCCATCGCCAGCAATGCACTGTTGATCAGGCCACCCGATTGCAGGAGCACGATCCACGCCGCGACTCGCACCAGAATCGAGGTCCAGAACGGCAGCAGCACCAGAATCATCAGCAGGTTGCTTTGCCGCGAAGGCAGATTCGCCAGCAGATAGGCCAATGGATAAGCGAGCAGCAGGCAGATCACCGTAATGACCAGGCCCATCCAGAAAGTGCGAGCAAAGATGTCGAGGTAGATTGCCTGATCCGGGGTCGCCGGGGCCAGTTCGCCGAGGTCGTCGATGCGATGGTCGACTGCCGCCAGCAGGTAATACGGAGTGATGCTGCTGGTGTTGCGTTTGACCGCTTGCCAGTAGGCCGGGTCGCCCCATCGCTCATCGAGGCCTTCGAGGGCTTCTTTATACGAGGCCGGTTCGCTGGCGAATGGCAGCGCCCGGGCGGTTTTGGTCAGCAGGCTGCGATAGCCGGCCAACTCCATGTTCAAGCGCTTGGACAGGTCGCCCAGCGTCTGGTTTTTGCGTGCTTCGGCGAGGTCTTCGCTGGCGGCTTTGTACACCGGTTCGGCAGGCAGGCCGCGGCCGTCCCAACTCGCGATGGCAGTGACAGTGCGCGGCATGCCGCCGACCACTTCGGGGTTGCCGACGCTTTTGTAGAGCAGCGCCACGATCGGCACCAGAAACACCAGCAACAGAAACAGCACCAGCGGCGCAATCAGCGCCTGGGCTTTCCAGCGGTTGACCCGCTCGGCGCGCTTGAGCTTCTGCTTCAAGGTGGGGCTGGCGCCCTCGTTCAGGGGAACGGCGATGGCCATGACGTACTCCGCAAATCTTTGATCGTTACAGAGGTGGCGAGCCACCTCTGTTGTGTTGAAACAGCGCTAACTGTGGGAGCGAGCCTGCTCGCGAAGAGGCCAGCCCATTGAACATGGATGCTGGCTGTACTGGCGCTTTCGCGAGCAGGCTCGCTCCCACATGGGCAGGCAAGCCCACCCCACTGGACCCTGCTTACTTGGCCGCCCAGGAATTGAAGCGCTGTTCCAGTTGCTCGCCGTTGTCAGCCCAGAAGCTGACGTCGATCTGCACCTGGTTGGCGATGTTTTCCGGGGTGGTCGGCATGTCTTTCAGGACGTCCTTGGCCAGCAGCGGTACGGCTTGAGTGTTGGCAGGGCCGTAGGCAATGTTTTCCGAGTAGGTCTTCTGCTGCTGCGGCTGCACCGAGTAGGCGATGAATTTCTTCGCCGCTTCGGCACGCTTGGCGTCCAGACCTTTCGGGATGGCCCAGGCGTCGAAGTCGTAGATGCCGCCGTTCCACACCACTTTCAGGTTGGACTCTTTCTGCACCGCAGCGATGCGACCGTTGTAGGCCGAGCTCATCACCACGTCACCCGAAGCGAGGTACTGCGGCGGTTGCGCGCCGGCTTCCCACCATTGAATGCTCGGTTTCAGCTCGTCGAGTTTCTTGAACGCCCGATCCTGACCGCCCTTGCTCGCCAGCTCTTTGTAGACGTCTTTCGGCGCCACGCCGTCGGCCATCAAGGCGAATTCGAGGGTGTACTTGGCGCCTTTGCGCAGGCCACGCTTGCCGGGAAATTTCTTCGTGTCCCAGAAATCCGCCCAGCTTGTGGGTGCGGTTTTCAGCTTGTCGGCGTTGTACGCCAGTACGGTCGACCAAACGAAGAAGCCCACGCCGCATGGCTGAATCGCGCCTTTGACGTAGTCTTCGGTCTTGCCGAACAGCGCCGGGTCGAGTTGCTCGAACATGTCTTCGTCGCAGCCACGGGACAGCTCTGGCGACTCCACTTCGACCAGATCCCACGACACGCTCTTGGTGTCGACCATGGCTTTGACCTTGGCCATTTCGCCGTTGTACTCACCGGCGACGATCTTGCCGTTGCCCGCCGCTTCCCACGGTGCATAGAAGGCTTTGACTTGCGCGGCCTTGTTCGCCCCGCCAAACGACACCACGGTCAAATCCGGGCCGGCGGCCATTGCGCCGGTCGCACCCATCAGGCCCAGGGTCAGGGCGGTGAACTTCAGGGATCTCAACATTTATTGTTCTCTCCACGTGCAGGGTTGGTGTTGGTATTGCCGGGACGCTTAATGCGCCTCTGAAAGAGGATCGAGTGCGCGTACGTGCTCGACCTGCCAGCCAAGCGGAACCACGTCGCCGACGCTGAGCGCTGGATCGAGCTCGGCAATCGGTTGTTTCACGAAGAAGTCGGTCTTGCCGCAGACTTCCAGGCGCACCCGGACGTGGTCGCCCAGATAGATGAATTCCGCCACCCTCCCTGAGAAGCGGTTGACGCATTGATCACTGGAACCGTTGAGGCTGACCCGCTCCGGGCGGATCGACAGGGTCACCGGCTCGCCGGTCTGGCCGACGTTGACCGCCAGCGCCTCGACCTTCTCGCCGCGACCCAGCTCGACCACACAACGCTCGCCGCTCTGGCTGAGCAGACGACCGTTGAGGCGGTTGTTCTCGCCGATGAAGTTGGCGACGAAGGTGTTTTTCGGCTCTTCATAAAGCGTACGTGGCGGAGCGATCTGCTGGATTTCGCCCTGATGGAACACGGCGACACGGTCAGACATGGTCAGCGCTTCACCCTGATCGTGGGTCACGTAGACCACAGTCACGCCGAGGCGCTGGTGCAGGTGCTTGATCTCCATCTGCATGTGTTCGCGCAATTGCTTGTCGAGCGCGCCCAACGGTTCGTCCATCAGCACCAGTTGCGGTTCGAACACCAACGCGCGAGCCAGTGCCACCCGCTGTTGCTGACCACCGGACAACTGCGCCGGATAGCGCGAAGCGAACGCGTCGAGCTGGACCATGCTGAGGACTTTCTTCACCCGCTCGCCGACGTCGCTTTTGTTCAAGCCACGCACGGTCAGCGGGAAGGCGAGGTTTTCCGCGACGGTCATGTGCGGGAACAGCGCGTAATTCTGAAATACCATGCCGATGTCGCGCTTGTGCGGCGGCACGTTGTTGATCGAGCGCCCGGCCAGCAGGATTTCGCCGGCGGTTGGCGTTTCAAAACCGGCGAGCATCATCAGGCTGGTGGTCTTGCCGGAACCGGACGGCCCGAGCAGGGTGAGAAATTCGCCTTTGCGAATGTCCAGGTTGAGGTCTTTGACGATCAGGTTCTCGCCATCGTAGCTCTTCTGCACTCCACGAAAGCTGACCAGCACATCACTGGCCCCTGCGTTTGAATCGACCTGGCTCATACCCGCACCTTTGTTGTTGATGACTGCTTGTGAGTCAAGCCTAGTGGCTGCTGACAGCCGCGCAAATCGGGGCGCAGGAGAGAATGGCTTAAGCCGGATGGAAGGTTCGGGGTAGGGATTGCCCTACAAGGATGGCGCGTTTTGGCAAACGCAGCGGCAAGCCATAAGCTGCGAGCCGCAAGAACGGGCAAAAGCGCTTGTCGCTAACAGATATGCCGACAATCTTGACTGCTGCACCGCCCCCTGTAGGAGTGAGCCTGCTCGCGATAGCGGTGCACCAGTCACTGAGTGGGTGCCTGACAGAACGCCATCGCGAGCAGGCTCACTCCTACAGGGGATTGCGGTGAAGCTCAGAGGAGCTTGTGCTCCATCGCATACTTCACCAGTTCGGCCAGCGAGGTGATGTTGAGCTTTTGCATCAGGCGCGCCTTGTGCGTGCTGATGGTCTTGCTGCTGAGCGCCAGTTGCTGGGCGATGTCGTTGACGTTGGCGCCCTGAGCCAGGCGCTCGAACACCGAAAACTCACGCTCGGACAACAGCGAATGCAGCGGCCGCGCATCGGTCAGGCCGACTTCGAACACCATGCGGTCGGCCAGCTCGGGGTCGATGTAACGCCCGCCCGCGGCAACCTTGCGAATCGCCGTCAGCAACAGGGCCGGATCACTGTCCTTGGTCGCGTACCCGGCCGCGCCGACTTTCAATGCGCGGGCGGCCATCTGCGCTTCGTCGTGCATCGACAACACCAGAATCGCCGGCGGATTGTTCAACGCGCGAATACGCGGAATCGCCTCGAGGCCATTGACCCCGGGCATGGAGATATCCAGCAGCACCACTTCGCACGGCACATGGCGCAGGGTTTCCAGCAATTGCTCACCATTGCTCGCCTCGCCGACCACTTGCAGGTCCTTGGCCAGGCCAATCAACTGCTTGATGCCCTCGCGGACGATGGTGTGGTCTTCGGCTACCAGTACACGGATCAATTCTTCTCTCCAGATTTCAGGTATACACCAATCCCTGTGTGAGCGAGCCTGCTCGCGATAGCGTCAGCCCAAATACTACAAGTCTTCAAACCTCACCCACCGGCACCCGCACCACGAGACTGGTGCCCTCCCCCGGCTCACTCTCAAGCGTCAACTGCCCGCCCATGATCAGCACCCGCTCGCGCATGCCGACCAGACCAAACGAAGTCGGCCGACCGGTAGCGGCGATAAATCCTGCGCCATCATCGCTGACCGTCAGACACAATTCATCGCCCTCCAGCGCCAGCGTCAGTTCCACCGTGTGCGCCTGGGCATGGCGCATGACGTTGGTCAGGGCCTCCTGCAAAATCCGGAACAGCCCCACCGCTTTGGCATCGCTGAGCGCCGGCAGATTGTCCGGCACCTGCACCAGACATGGAATCTGCGTACGCGCCTCGAACCGCCGCGCCTGCCATTCGATCGCCGAAGCAATCCCGGCATCGAGAATCGGTGGCCGCAGCGCCGTTGCCACATCCCGCACCAGTTGAAACAACTGGGCGATAAGGCGCTTCATGCTGTTGAGTCGCTCATGCAGGCCGGGATCGAGTTGCGCGTACGCCAATTCGCACATCGAGGTTTCCAGTTTCAGCACCGTGAGCATCTGCCCCAGCTCATCATGGACTTCGCGGGCGATCCGCGCCTTCTCTTCTTCGCGCACGCTTTCAAGGTGCGCCGACAATTCACGCAGCTGTTCGCGCGAAGCGGCCAGTTCCAGCTCGATGCGCTTGCTCTCGCTGATGTCCCAGACAATGCCATCCCAGACGTACGCGCCGTCCTCCAGTTGCCGGGTGATCGCCTTGATCTCGGCCCAGCGCTGCTCGCCCTGACGCGTGAGGATGCGCCCCTGCCACGACCAGTCGCTGTCACTGTCGAGCGCCTGATCCTGAGTGCGGTGATAACTGGCCTTGTCGTCCGGGTGCACCAGACCGCGCAGGCCCATGTCGCGATGGGCGATGACGGCCGGGGCGTAACCGACCAGACTTTCACTGCCTTCGCTGATGTAGGCGAAATCGATCTGCCCGGTGACCGGCGCCCGCTCCAGACGGAACACCAGCCCGGGCACGTTGGCAGCGATGCCCTGCAGGCGCGCTTCACTTTCCTGCAACGCCGCCAGGGCGCGACGCCGTTCAGTCACGTCGGTGAGGTAGACCACCAGGTATTCACTGTCGCGAAAACGCAGAAAACTCAGCGACACGTCCGCCGGCAGAACACTGCCGTCGGCACGCAGGCAACTGGTTTCGAAACTCAGCGGCCCCTCTTCACTGGTCCGCGCGCGTTTCCACAGGTTGAGCCAGCGATCCATGTGCAGGCCCGGCTCAAAGTCGATCAGCGGGCGTTCGATCAAGCCACCGGCGGGATAGCCAAGCATGCTTTCGGCCGCGCGATTGGCGTAGCGCACATGGCTGTCCCAGTTGACCCACAGGATGCCGACGGTGCTTTGATCGATGGAAAACTGCGTCAGGCGCAGCGCCTCCTCACTCGCGGTACGCAGGGCGATGTCTTCACGCGCGGCAAGCAGGCGCTGTTCCAGGCTGTGCTGTTGGCGCCGCTGCCAGAACACAATCGCGGCACAACTGAGCAGCATTACCGCAAACAACAGGCTGAGGTTCTGCCAGAACCCCGGCGATTCCGACAACCGTGGATATTTGGGTTGCAGCCACTGGTTGTGCAGCTGTTCCAGATCCTTGGCCGGAATCGCGCGCAACGCACTCTGGACGATGCCGGCCAGTTCCGGCCAATCGCGGCGCGACGCCACTCGCAGCAGCTGCGGCAGGCCGATATCGCCAACCACCACCAGCTCGGCGAACTCCGGTTCGACCGACAGGCGACCCAGTTGGGCTTCATCGACGACGGCGTAGGCGGCTTGCTGGCTCAACAGCAACTGCAACGCCTGACGCTCGAGCGGCACGCCTTGCAGGTTCAGGTGCGGATAATTGCTGCGCAGATAATCGGCGGTGGTGCTCGGCATGCGCACCGCGACGCGGGTCTGGCTGTCGATTTTTTCCAGATCGACCACGCCGGCGCCTTTCTGGTCACTGACCACCAGTTGCGGTACGCGCATGTATGGGTCGGAAAAATGCCACAGGCGCAATGCGCTGGGGGTCTGGCTGAGGCCCGGGGCGATATCGATTTCGCCGTCGCGCAAGGCGTTTTCCAACTGACCGAGGTCCTGAAAGTTGCGCCAGCTCAATTCGATATTCAGCGCTTTGGCCAACAGCTTCATCAGCTCGACATTCGCGCCCGACAGTCGCTGCAAACGCCGATCGTATGTCGCGTAGGGCGCCTGCAAGACCAGTCCGACGCGCAGCTCATTGTGCTGCGCCAGCCATTGCTGCTGGCTCGCCGACAATTGCGCAAGGTGTGCAGGCGGCGCAGGCGCGGCCCAGCCCATCAAGGGAAACCACAAACAGCCGATAACCCACAGGCAGCAAAATCGCTTCATTGAAGTCTCATACACTGACAAATTCTGACCAACCCATTAGGCTGCCGGGATACTTTCTGGCCTGGAATAACCGATGCCCTTTGTTTATCGCCTGGCAATGCCAGCATTGTGCCTGTCGCTGATCCTGCCTTGTGCGTTTTCCGTCGAAGCCGCCGATCCGGCGCCTGCCGCCACGGCAGAAAAACCCGCCGAAGAGAAACCGGTCGAACGCCAGCCCTTGCTTGAGCGTAGTCAGGAAGAAGCTGCTGCACTGGAACGTCTTCTGCCGGCGCAAGAGCAGCAACAATTGCAGGCTGGCAGCGAAACCTTCCTGGCGCTGTGGAAACCGGCCAACACGGCCGAACCCAAAGGCGCGGTGATCATCATTCCTGGCGCCAGCGAAACCGCAGACTGGCCGCAGGCAATCGGCCCGTTGCGGCGCAAACTGCCGAACGCCCAGTGGAGCAGCCTGAGTATCACCCTGCCCGACCTGCAAAGCGATGCCATCGCACCGCGGGTCATCGAGCCCGCCGCAGCGCCGAAAGCGCCTGAGTCCGGCAGCAAGGATTCAACCACCGCGCAGCCGATCGAGCAGGCTGCTGGTGGCGAAGCCGAAGTCGCCGATCAGGTCGTCGCCGAAACCACCGAGGAACAATCCCGGGCTGACGCCGAACGAATCTTCGCACGCATCGACGCGGCGATTGCCTACGCCGAACAGCAGAGCGCGCGCAGCATCGTCGTGCTCGGCCACGGCACCGGCGCCTACTGGGCGGCGCGCTATCTGAGCGAGAAACAAACGGCGCAGGT comes from the Pseudomonas granadensis genome and includes:
- a CDS encoding ABC transporter permease; the encoded protein is MLSPYMSPIERVWFYSLRILCGLILLFLILPVLVIVPLSFNSGSFLVYPLQGFSLQWYHDFFASAEWMRALKNSIIVAPAATVLAMIFGTLAAIGLTRGDFPGKSLVMALVISPMVVPVVIIGVASYLFFAPLGLGNSFFSLIVVHAVLGVPFVIITVSATLQGFNHNLVRAAASLGASPLTAFRRVTLPLIAPGVISGALFAFATSFDEVVVTLFLAGPEQATLPRQMFSGIRENLSPTIAAAATLLIAFSVILLLTLEWLRGRGEKLRTAQV
- a CDS encoding PAS domain-containing sensor histidine kinase, whose protein sequence is MKRFCCLWVIGCLWFPLMGWAAPAPPAHLAQLSASQQQWLAQHNELRVGLVLQAPYATYDRRLQRLSGANVELMKLLAKALNIELSWRNFQDLGQLENALRDGEIDIAPGLSQTPSALRLWHFSDPYMRVPQLVVSDQKGAGVVDLEKIDSQTRVAVRMPSTTADYLRSNYPHLNLQGVPLERQALQLLLSQQAAYAVVDEAQLGRLSVEPEFAELVVVGDIGLPQLLRVASRRDWPELAGIVQSALRAIPAKDLEQLHNQWLQPKYPRLSESPGFWQNLSLLFAVMLLSCAAIVFWQRRQQHSLEQRLLAAREDIALRTASEEALRLTQFSIDQSTVGILWVNWDSHVRYANRAAESMLGYPAGGLIERPLIDFEPGLHMDRWLNLWKRARTSEEGPLSFETSCLRADGSVLPADVSLSFLRFRDSEYLVVYLTDVTERRRALAALQESEARLQGIAANVPGLVFRLERAPVTGQIDFAYISEGSESLVGYAPAVIAHRDMGLRGLVHPDDKASYHRTQDQALDSDSDWSWQGRILTRQGEQRWAEIKAITRQLEDGAYVWDGIVWDISESKRIELELAASREQLRELSAHLESVREEEKARIAREVHDELGQMLTVLKLETSMCELAYAQLDPGLHERLNSMKRLIAQLFQLVRDVATALRPPILDAGIASAIEWQARRFEARTQIPCLVQVPDNLPALSDAKAVGLFRILQEALTNVMRHAQAHTVELTLALEGDELCLTVSDDGAGFIAATGRPTSFGLVGMRERVLIMGGQLTLESEPGEGTSLVVRVPVGEV
- a CDS encoding ABC transporter permease, which codes for MAIAVPLNEGASPTLKQKLKRAERVNRWKAQALIAPLVLFLLLVFLVPIVALLYKSVGNPEVVGGMPRTVTAIASWDGRGLPAEPVYKAASEDLAEARKNQTLGDLSKRLNMELAGYRSLLTKTARALPFASEPASYKEALEGLDERWGDPAYWQAVKRNTSSITPYYLLAAVDHRIDDLGELAPATPDQAIYLDIFARTFWMGLVITVICLLLAYPLAYLLANLPSRQSNLLMILVLLPFWTSILVRVAAWIVLLQSGGLINSALLAMGIIDKPLELVFNRTGVYISMVHILLPFMILPIYSVMKGISPTYMRAAISLGCHPFASFWRVYFPQTYAGVGAGCLLVFILAIGYYITPALLGSPNDQMVSYFVAFYTNTSINWGMATALGGLLLLATVVLYLIYSWLVGASRLRLS
- a CDS encoding alpha/beta hydrolase family protein, whose amino-acid sequence is MPFVYRLAMPALCLSLILPCAFSVEAADPAPAATAEKPAEEKPVERQPLLERSQEEAAALERLLPAQEQQQLQAGSETFLALWKPANTAEPKGAVIIIPGASETADWPQAIGPLRRKLPNAQWSSLSITLPDLQSDAIAPRVIEPAAAPKAPESGSKDSTTAQPIEQAAGGEAEVADQVVAETTEEQSRADAERIFARIDAAIAYAEQQSARSIVVLGHGTGAYWAARYLSEKQTAQVEKFVMVDAQAPAKAKPPLAELTPTLKLPTADIFYMDKPLDRNAALERMQASKRLKTSAFSQVALKALPDKKAEEEQLLRRVRGWLNPQSTD
- a CDS encoding response regulator, which codes for MIRVLVAEDHTIVREGIKQLIGLAKDLQVVGEASNGEQLLETLRHVPCEVVLLDISMPGVNGLEAIPRIRALNNPPAILVLSMHDEAQMAARALKVGAAGYATKDSDPALLLTAIRKVAAGGRYIDPELADRMVFEVGLTDARPLHSLLSEREFSVFERLAQGANVNDIAQQLALSSKTISTHKARLMQKLNITSLAELVKYAMEHKLL
- a CDS encoding ABC transporter ATP-binding protein; this encodes MSQVDSNAGASDVLVSFRGVQKSYDGENLIVKDLNLDIRKGEFLTLLGPSGSGKTTSLMMLAGFETPTAGEILLAGRSINNVPPHKRDIGMVFQNYALFPHMTVAENLAFPLTVRGLNKSDVGERVKKVLSMVQLDAFASRYPAQLSGGQQQRVALARALVFEPQLVLMDEPLGALDKQLREHMQMEIKHLHQRLGVTVVYVTHDQGEALTMSDRVAVFHQGEIQQIAPPRTLYEEPKNTFVANFIGENNRLNGRLLSQSGERCVVELGRGEKVEALAVNVGQTGEPVTLSIRPERVSLNGSSDQCVNRFSGRVAEFIYLGDHVRVRLEVCGKTDFFVKQPIAELDPALSVGDVVPLGWQVEHVRALDPLSEAH
- a CDS encoding ABC transporter substrate-binding protein gives rise to the protein MLRSLKFTALTLGLMGATGAMAAGPDLTVVSFGGANKAAQVKAFYAPWEAAGNGKIVAGEYNGEMAKVKAMVDTKSVSWDLVEVESPELSRGCDEDMFEQLDPALFGKTEDYVKGAIQPCGVGFFVWSTVLAYNADKLKTAPTSWADFWDTKKFPGKRGLRKGAKYTLEFALMADGVAPKDVYKELASKGGQDRAFKKLDELKPSIQWWEAGAQPPQYLASGDVVMSSAYNGRIAAVQKESNLKVVWNGGIYDFDAWAIPKGLDAKRAEAAKKFIAYSVQPQQQKTYSENIAYGPANTQAVPLLAKDVLKDMPTTPENIANQVQIDVSFWADNGEQLEQRFNSWAAK